One window of the Kallotenue papyrolyticum genome contains the following:
- a CDS encoding Asp23/Gls24 family envelope stress response protein — MTQAETPQRATVPAPLSESSHARPSGGASLVTEQGRTTIADGVVAKIAAIAAREIDGVHQLVPRGAGAALTSLAQRVTGSESRDRGVAVEVGQREAAIDLSLIVVYGVSIPDVTQAVRQNIINRVREMTGLIVKEVNIDVVDLYFPEDEQPSAEAASAARRVE; from the coding sequence ATGACACAAGCCGAAACTCCCCAGCGGGCCACGGTCCCCGCCCCCCTGAGCGAGAGCAGCCACGCGCGCCCCAGCGGTGGCGCGTCGCTGGTGACCGAGCAGGGTCGCACTACGATTGCCGACGGCGTTGTTGCCAAGATTGCCGCCATCGCCGCGCGCGAGATCGATGGCGTGCACCAGCTTGTGCCACGCGGCGCAGGCGCGGCGCTGACCTCGCTGGCCCAACGCGTTACCGGCAGCGAAAGCCGTGATCGGGGCGTGGCGGTCGAGGTCGGTCAGCGCGAAGCCGCCATCGACTTGAGCCTGATCGTGGTCTATGGCGTCAGCATTCCCGATGTTACTCAGGCGGTGCGCCAGAACATCATCAACCGCGTGCGCGAGATGACCGGCCTGATCGTCAAGGAGGTCAACATCGACGTCGTCGACCTCTACTTCCCGGAAGACGAGCAACCCAGCGCTGAAGCGGCCAGCGCCGCACGGCGCGTCGAATAA
- a CDS encoding peptidoglycan recognition protein family protein has protein sequence MLKRGLALGAGLLVGGWRLASRVAAAPAIIDCATWGAQPPREPITVVAARPTKIIIHHTAGANTTDGSLSHAYQLARAIQQAHFDRGWIDSGQHFTISRGGYVLEGRHRSLEVLTSGAGHVRGAHCDGQNDVAVGIENEGTYTSVAPPQALYDRLVELCAYICQQYSISSAAIYGHRDFNATACPGDRLYALLPQLRSDVAARLGEAARVWPLVRRGDSGERVRTVQYLLRARGASLSVDGLFGSATEQAVRQFQSARGLSVDGIVGTQTWEALIITTRRGDSGDQVRAVQSQLAARGYGTTVDGLFGATTESHVQQFQSARGLTSDGIVGPQTWCALVA, from the coding sequence ATGCTCAAACGCGGTCTGGCGCTGGGCGCCGGCCTGCTGGTCGGCGGTTGGCGTCTGGCCTCCCGTGTTGCGGCAGCCCCGGCGATCATCGATTGCGCCACCTGGGGCGCGCAGCCACCGCGGGAGCCGATCACCGTAGTGGCGGCGCGTCCGACCAAAATCATCATTCACCATACCGCCGGCGCCAACACGACTGATGGTTCGCTCAGTCACGCGTATCAACTGGCACGCGCGATCCAGCAGGCGCACTTCGACCGCGGCTGGATCGATAGCGGCCAGCACTTCACCATCAGTCGCGGCGGTTACGTGCTGGAGGGACGCCATCGCAGCCTGGAAGTGCTGACGAGTGGTGCCGGCCACGTCCGTGGCGCGCACTGCGACGGGCAGAACGATGTTGCGGTCGGCATCGAAAACGAGGGTACCTACACCTCAGTCGCGCCGCCGCAGGCGCTGTACGATCGTCTGGTCGAGCTGTGCGCATATATCTGTCAGCAGTACAGCATCAGCAGCGCGGCGATCTACGGCCACCGCGACTTCAATGCCACGGCCTGTCCCGGCGACCGGCTCTATGCGCTGTTGCCCCAGCTCCGCTCCGATGTTGCGGCGCGCCTGGGCGAAGCAGCCCGTGTCTGGCCGCTGGTACGCCGCGGCGACAGCGGCGAGCGCGTTCGCACGGTGCAGTACCTGTTGCGCGCGCGTGGCGCTAGCCTCAGCGTCGATGGTCTCTTCGGCAGCGCGACAGAACAGGCGGTCAGGCAGTTTCAGAGCGCGCGTGGTCTGAGTGTGGACGGCATCGTTGGAACACAGACGTGGGAAGCGTTGATCATCACGACGCGCCGGGGAGATAGCGGTGACCAGGTGCGTGCGGTGCAGAGCCAACTGGCAGCACGGGGCTATGGCACGACCGTCGATGGACTCTTCGGCGCGACAACGGAAAGCCATGTCCAGCAGTTCCAGTCCGCGCGCGGCCTAACCAGTGATGGCATCGTCGGGCCGCAGACCTGGTGCGCGCTGGTAGCGTAG
- a CDS encoding carbohydrate ABC transporter permease, protein MAQVVERRTTTITRPFWRPAMREALAGWLFALPWLIGFLVFTAGPMLFSLYTSFTRYNITTTPQWIGLQNYQNLFEDRFFYIALYNTFWMVLVKIPIVVVASIAIALLLNMEVPGGKFFRAVFYLPNVLAGVAAVFLWKWILAPNGLLNRALAWFGIPGPAWFVDPAWTKPGLVVMGMWWIGGNILIYLAGLKGIPHQLYEAAEIDGASSWRKTWHITLPMLSPTIFFQVVTGIIGTFQIFTTAYIITGDQSVTGGPGNSLLFYVLYLYNRAFGRVGVGGFQMGYAAAMAWVLFLIILVITLLQLWLARRWVYYETDGR, encoded by the coding sequence ATGGCGCAGGTCGTTGAGCGCCGCACCACAACCATCACCCGACCGTTCTGGCGACCGGCGATGCGCGAGGCACTGGCCGGCTGGCTGTTCGCCCTGCCGTGGCTTATCGGCTTTCTGGTCTTCACCGCCGGGCCGATGCTGTTCTCGCTCTACACCAGCTTCACGCGCTACAACATCACGACTACGCCGCAGTGGATCGGCCTGCAAAACTACCAGAACCTGTTCGAGGATCGCTTCTTCTACATCGCGCTGTACAACACCTTCTGGATGGTGCTGGTCAAAATCCCGATCGTGGTGGTCGCCTCGATCGCCATCGCGCTGCTGCTGAACATGGAGGTTCCGGGCGGCAAGTTCTTCCGCGCCGTCTTCTACCTGCCCAACGTGCTGGCCGGCGTGGCTGCCGTCTTTCTGTGGAAGTGGATCCTGGCGCCCAATGGTCTGCTCAACCGCGCACTGGCGTGGTTCGGCATCCCAGGACCGGCCTGGTTCGTCGATCCCGCCTGGACCAAGCCCGGCCTGGTGGTGATGGGCATGTGGTGGATCGGCGGCAACATTCTGATCTACCTGGCGGGGCTCAAGGGCATCCCGCACCAGTTGTACGAAGCCGCGGAGATCGACGGCGCATCGAGCTGGCGCAAAACCTGGCACATTACCCTGCCCATGCTCTCGCCGACGATCTTCTTCCAGGTCGTGACCGGCATCATCGGCACGTTTCAGATCTTCACCACGGCCTACATCATCACCGGCGACCAGTCCGTCACCGGCGGGCCGGGCAATTCGCTGCTGTTCTATGTGCTCTACTTGTATAATCGCGCCTTTGGTCGCGTCGGCGTCGGCGGCTTCCAGATGGGCTATGCCGCTGCGATGGCCTGGGTGTTGTTCCTGATCATCCTGGTGATCACCCTGTTGCAGCTCTGGCTGGCCAGACGCTGGGTCTACTACGAAACCGACGGGCGCTAG
- a CDS encoding glycosyltransferase yields the protein MIAPLIARAPQERPPGSPAPTRRVLILAYDFPPRGATGVVRVAKFVRYLPEFGWQPVVVAATARGGLRDEGLLRQLPPDLEIVRVDNPLAPRASLLAAHRAQPSLRARLRRALRQAVVPDAQIVWALRAARVAARRLARGDIAAIFSTAPPFSVHMAALVLKRRLPALPWIMDLRDIWSEHPTITSLLQYRLQRACEGACLRAADHVVTATAGQRALLLTAFGLPAQRITTITNGFDPADLPPLAPPPARPELCLTYVGSIVANRAAATRGFFAALTQLMARGITPADLQVRLIGIFDPQIYAWAAPLTQAGLVQLRPFVPQAAAYAEMAAADVLLLLAADDREGRLSHPNKLFEYWGMGRPMLALVPDGDVARLVRDSGTGLTVAPGDVDGIVVALERLLAEHRAGTLTGQLDPERLRPFERRELTRRLAALLDAVTA from the coding sequence ATGATCGCTCCACTGATCGCCCGTGCACCGCAGGAGCGTCCACCTGGCTCCCCGGCGCCGACACGCCGTGTGTTGATCCTGGCCTACGACTTCCCGCCGCGCGGCGCGACGGGCGTGGTGCGCGTGGCCAAGTTTGTGCGCTACCTGCCGGAGTTCGGCTGGCAGCCGGTGGTCGTCGCCGCTACCGCGCGCGGGGGGCTGCGCGACGAAGGGTTGCTGCGTCAGCTTCCACCCGATCTCGAGATCGTGCGTGTGGATAACCCGCTCGCGCCACGGGCCTCGCTGCTGGCGGCGCATCGCGCTCAGCCATCGCTGCGGGCACGCCTGCGACGCGCGCTGCGGCAGGCGGTTGTTCCCGATGCGCAGATCGTCTGGGCACTACGCGCGGCACGGGTAGCCGCGCGACGCCTGGCGCGGGGCGATATCGCGGCCATCTTTTCAACTGCGCCGCCTTTCTCGGTGCATATGGCCGCGCTGGTGCTCAAGCGCCGCCTGCCCGCTCTGCCCTGGATCATGGACCTGCGCGATATCTGGAGCGAGCATCCGACCATCACCTCGCTGCTGCAGTATCGTCTGCAACGCGCTTGCGAGGGCGCCTGCCTGCGCGCTGCCGATCATGTGGTCACCGCCACCGCGGGCCAGCGCGCTCTGTTGCTGACGGCCTTTGGCCTGCCGGCACAGCGCATCACCACCATCACCAACGGCTTCGATCCCGCCGATCTGCCCCCACTGGCGCCACCACCGGCACGGCCCGAACTGTGCCTGACCTATGTCGGCTCGATCGTCGCTAATCGCGCCGCCGCCACCCGTGGCTTTTTCGCGGCGCTCACCCAGCTGATGGCCCGTGGCATAACCCCTGCCGATCTGCAGGTGCGGCTGATCGGCATCTTCGATCCGCAGATCTACGCCTGGGCCGCGCCGCTGACGCAGGCCGGCTTGGTGCAGCTCCGGCCCTTCGTGCCGCAGGCAGCGGCCTATGCCGAAATGGCAGCCGCGGATGTGCTATTGCTGCTGGCCGCCGATGATCGCGAGGGCCGCCTGAGCCATCCCAACAAGCTCTTCGAGTACTGGGGCATGGGCCGGCCCATGCTGGCGCTTGTGCCCGATGGCGACGTCGCGCGTCTGGTGCGCGACTCCGGCACGGGACTGACGGTCGCACCCGGCGATGTGGACGGCATCGTCGTGGCGCTGGAACGGCTGCTAGCCGAACATCGCGCCGGCACATTGACCGGTCAGCTTGATCCCGAGCGGCTGCGTCCCTTTGAGCGCCGCGAGTTGACGCGGCGTCTGGCGGCGTTGCTAGATGCGGTCACGGCATGA
- a CDS encoding carbohydrate ABC transporter permease, whose amino-acid sequence MAIAVTPRENTQPMRHELRPRLRLTPGKLLAWLTLVTLSILFLIPFFWMLSTSLKDFNELFSPNWIPERLMWENYRTAFSFGMWGRWWRNTIIITVVSVLGTLLSTSLVAYSFARLRWPGRDLLFSLILATMMLPGVVLLIPQFILFSHLPAFGFQGSRNWVNTFLPLTVPAFTGNAFYIFLLRQFMRGIPMELSEAARIDGASELRIWWMIILPLTKPALAAIAIFQFQGAWEDFMGPLIYLQDERLYTLQLGLRQFEFAAGGAPAWNWLMAASLVVMLPVIVVFLLFQRFFIEGVTLTGMGGR is encoded by the coding sequence ATGGCAATCGCTGTTACACCCCGCGAAAACACGCAGCCGATGCGCCACGAGCTGCGTCCGCGCCTGCGTCTGACGCCCGGCAAGCTGCTGGCCTGGCTGACGCTGGTAACGCTCAGCATCCTCTTTTTGATCCCATTCTTCTGGATGCTCTCGACCTCGCTGAAGGACTTCAACGAGCTGTTCAGTCCCAATTGGATCCCTGAACGGCTGATGTGGGAGAACTACCGCACTGCCTTCAGCTTCGGCATGTGGGGCCGCTGGTGGCGCAACACGATCATCATCACCGTGGTCAGCGTCTTGGGCACGCTGCTGTCCACCTCGCTGGTGGCCTACTCGTTTGCGCGCCTGCGCTGGCCGGGCCGCGATCTGCTCTTCTCGCTGATCCTGGCGACGATGATGCTGCCCGGCGTGGTGCTGTTGATCCCGCAATTTATCCTGTTCAGCCATCTGCCGGCCTTTGGATTCCAAGGCTCGCGCAACTGGGTCAACACCTTTCTGCCGCTGACCGTGCCGGCCTTCACCGGCAACGCCTTCTATATCTTCCTGCTGCGCCAGTTTATGCGCGGCATCCCGATGGAGCTCTCCGAAGCTGCGCGCATCGACGGCGCGTCCGAGCTGCGCATCTGGTGGATGATCATTCTGCCGCTGACCAAGCCGGCGCTGGCGGCGATCGCCATCTTTCAGTTTCAGGGCGCCTGGGAAGATTTCATGGGACCCTTGATCTACCTGCAGGATGAGCGGCTCTACACCCTGCAGCTCGGCCTGCGCCAGTTCGAGTTTGCCGCTGGCGGCGCGCCCGCCTGGAACTGGCTGATGGCGGCCAGCCTGGTGGTCATGCTGCCGGTGATCGTGGTGTTTCTGCTATTCCAGCGCTTCTTTATCGAGGGCGTTACGCTTACGGGCATGGGCGGGCGCTAG
- a CDS encoding mechanosensitive ion channel family protein has translation MNTVVQTLLAYIPRVLGALMIIVVGVILAVLARRTTAFALRRLRFDLVCERIGIARLLQAGGMQRTPSQFVATIVFYAMVIFAVLAALGPLGLDFLALALNQVLLYAPRLLAAVLILILGSSAAGLLAELADSTLAGVGVRRSAAVRSLVQVGVVYIAVILAAAVLGIDVTILIVITVIVLGGIALTAALALGLGLRELSRNIAASRYIGEGIVEGDEIVVSGYSGRVERIGYALTTLRASDGRIYLVPNGLFLSEVVQKQPRLPSDAFETRPVE, from the coding sequence GTGAACACGGTGGTACAGACATTATTAGCGTACATCCCGCGCGTGCTGGGCGCGCTCATGATCATCGTGGTTGGGGTGATTCTGGCCGTCCTGGCGCGCCGGACGACCGCTTTTGCGTTGCGCCGCCTGCGCTTCGATCTGGTCTGCGAGCGCATCGGCATTGCGCGCCTGCTCCAGGCGGGCGGCATGCAGCGCACCCCGTCGCAATTCGTGGCGACGATTGTGTTCTATGCCATGGTGATCTTTGCTGTGTTGGCGGCCCTGGGGCCACTCGGCCTGGATTTTCTGGCGTTGGCGCTCAATCAGGTCTTGCTCTACGCGCCGCGGCTGCTGGCTGCCGTGCTGATCCTGATCCTGGGCAGCTCGGCGGCGGGATTGCTGGCCGAGCTGGCCGACTCGACGCTGGCCGGCGTAGGCGTGCGGCGCAGCGCGGCAGTACGGAGTCTGGTGCAGGTCGGCGTGGTGTACATCGCCGTGATCCTGGCCGCGGCGGTGTTGGGCATCGATGTCACGATCCTGATCGTGATCACCGTGATCGTGCTGGGTGGCATCGCGCTGACGGCGGCGCTGGCGCTGGGTCTGGGCCTGCGCGAGCTGTCGCGCAACATTGCCGCCAGCCGCTACATCGGCGAGGGCATTGTCGAGGGCGACGAGATCGTCGTGAGCGGCTACAGTGGTCGCGTCGAGCGCATTGGCTATGCCCTGACCACGCTGCGCGCGTCGGATGGGCGCATCTACCTGGTGCCCAACGGCCTGTTCCTCTCCGAGGTAGTGCAGAAACAGCCGCGTCTGCCATCGGACGCGTTCGAGACGCGACCGGTGGAGTAG
- a CDS encoding glycosyltransferase family 2 protein, protein MSCDLAIIIVEHDCADLLRQCLRSLVEHTRTIRYRVLVISNGPRDPDVSALEAVLPTLQVVRAPHCASFAAATNLGLRLLPKGQDAPRYVLLLNPDTYLHDDALGALVRCMDAHAQVGVAGPQLRRPDGTPQPYSHGAAPTPGYLLRRLWSQLRGAYLHPWSGTAPLETEWVAATCMIVRHAALRAVGPLDERFGLYFEDVDWCLRLRAAGWRVLFVPTIAITHLGGASIGARATQHYDRALVRLYAKRYGGLPAAWLWWALRLRRALRR, encoded by the coding sequence ATGAGCTGCGATCTGGCGATCATCATCGTCGAGCACGACTGCGCCGATCTGCTGCGCCAATGCCTGCGCTCGCTGGTCGAGCACACACGCACGATCCGCTACCGCGTACTGGTGATCAGCAATGGCCCGCGCGATCCGGATGTATCGGCGCTGGAGGCTGTTCTGCCCACGCTCCAGGTGGTGCGCGCACCGCACTGTGCCAGCTTCGCCGCGGCGACCAACCTGGGGCTGCGCCTGCTGCCCAAGGGCCAGGACGCGCCGCGCTATGTGCTGTTGCTCAACCCGGACACCTACCTGCACGATGATGCGCTTGGCGCGCTGGTGCGCTGCATGGATGCCCATGCGCAGGTTGGTGTGGCGGGGCCGCAACTGCGCCGTCCCGATGGCACGCCGCAGCCTTACAGCCATGGCGCTGCGCCCACACCCGGCTACCTGCTGCGCCGGCTCTGGTCGCAGCTGCGTGGTGCGTATCTGCACCCCTGGAGCGGTACTGCGCCGCTGGAGACCGAGTGGGTTGCCGCTACCTGCATGATCGTGCGCCATGCGGCGCTGCGGGCGGTTGGGCCGCTGGATGAACGCTTCGGGCTGTACTTCGAGGATGTAGACTGGTGTCTGCGCCTGCGGGCTGCCGGCTGGCGTGTGCTCTTTGTGCCGACCATCGCGATCACGCACCTGGGCGGTGCCAGCATCGGCGCGCGCGCCACGCAGCACTACGATCGCGCGCTGGTGCGGCTGTATGCCAAGCGCTACGGCGGTCTGCCGGCGGCATGGCTCTGGTGGGCGCTCCGCTTGCGCCGCGCATTGAGGCGATGA
- a CDS encoding glycosyltransferase family 4 protein, with the protein MSSRLRIVLDARATTAHFPGIARATLGLLQGLSRCDHPHRIAVVSLPGAPSGDDPIWRDPRLERVVTDAAPLGWRQQWLGPWLARRVRADLWHAPYYLRPFWGLPRPVVTVFDVIGHLLPEALPTLQARLLFEASMRLSLRTAEHIITCSAASRRDLETIYHVPTARISVIPLAADPAFAPRPACEIAALRERYGLPARYALYLGSNKPHKNLTTLVRAWQHVDSDALLVIAGHWDRRYATPRLLARQLGLAQRIRFIHDPPDADLPALLSGASVFVFPSRYEGFGLPPLEAMACGTAVIAANTSSLPEVVGDGGLLVAPEPAALAAALQRVLDDTDLRETLRARGLARAQQFTWTHTARATLAVYEAVGV; encoded by the coding sequence ATGAGCAGCAGGCTGCGCATTGTGCTGGACGCGCGCGCCACCACGGCCCACTTTCCGGGCATTGCCCGCGCGACGCTGGGCCTGCTCCAAGGTCTGAGCCGTTGTGACCATCCGCATCGCATCGCGGTGGTGAGTTTGCCTGGTGCGCCGTCCGGCGACGATCCGATCTGGCGCGATCCGCGCCTCGAGCGGGTGGTGACCGACGCCGCGCCGCTGGGCTGGCGTCAGCAGTGGCTGGGGCCCTGGCTGGCGCGACGCGTGCGCGCCGACCTGTGGCACGCGCCCTACTATCTGCGGCCCTTCTGGGGCCTGCCGCGTCCGGTGGTGACGGTCTTCGATGTGATCGGTCATCTGCTGCCGGAGGCGCTGCCTACGCTCCAGGCGCGGCTGCTGTTTGAAGCGAGTATGCGCCTTTCGTTGCGCACAGCCGAACATATCATCACCTGTTCTGCCGCCAGTCGTCGCGATCTGGAGACGATCTACCACGTGCCGACGGCGCGCATCAGCGTCATTCCGCTGGCCGCGGATCCAGCCTTCGCACCGCGCCCGGCATGCGAGATCGCCGCGCTGCGCGAGCGGTACGGCCTGCCGGCGCGCTATGCGCTCTACCTTGGATCCAACAAGCCCCATAAAAACCTGACCACGCTGGTACGCGCCTGGCAGCACGTTGACAGTGATGCGCTGCTGGTGATCGCCGGCCACTGGGATCGGCGCTATGCGACGCCCCGCCTGCTGGCGCGCCAGCTTGGTCTGGCGCAGCGCATCCGCTTCATCCATGACCCCCCCGACGCCGATCTGCCGGCGTTGCTCAGCGGCGCGAGCGTGTTTGTGTTTCCATCGCGCTATGAGGGCTTTGGGCTGCCACCGCTGGAGGCGATGGCCTGCGGTACGGCGGTGATCGCGGCCAACACCTCATCCCTGCCCGAGGTGGTTGGTGATGGTGGACTATTGGTCGCGCCCGAGCCCGCGGCGTTGGCCGCCGCGCTCCAGCGCGTGCTGGACGACACCGATCTGCGCGAGACACTGCGGGCGCGGGGTCTGGCCCGTGCCCAGCAGTTCACCTGGACGCACACCGCGCGCGCGACCCTAGCGGTGTATGAGGCCGTCGGCGTTTGA
- a CDS encoding anti-sigma factor family protein gives MNTVNVVELLPGYLADELAPDEQALVETALAQSPTLRGELERYRQLQTLLALVALSELHAPPDLAGRVARQVALHYYLGLLNRYINGLLSAYGRALVYYLGLG, from the coding sequence GTGAACACCGTGAACGTTGTGGAGCTACTGCCAGGCTACCTGGCCGACGAGCTCGCACCGGATGAGCAGGCGCTGGTGGAGACTGCTCTGGCGCAGTCGCCCACGCTGCGCGGCGAGCTGGAGCGCTACCGCCAGCTCCAGACGTTGCTGGCGCTGGTGGCGTTGAGCGAGCTGCACGCGCCGCCCGATCTGGCCGGACGCGTTGCGCGACAAGTGGCCTTGCACTACTATCTTGGCCTGCTCAACCGCTACATCAACGGGCTGTTGAGCGCCTATGGCCGGGCACTGGTGTACTATCTCGGCCTCGGCTAG
- a CDS encoding response regulator — protein MNAPPRVLVVEDDGALLLLFEEVIREVGAEAILCSTAPTLDEVRALAPAVVLLDLRLGATLDGWTLFQALRGDPALARLPTIVCTGLTQVLQQQAPLFAAPEVSVLPKPFLMDDLLRVLRQALVV, from the coding sequence ATGAACGCTCCACCACGCGTTCTGGTTGTCGAAGACGATGGCGCGCTGCTGCTGCTGTTCGAGGAGGTCATCCGCGAGGTTGGCGCCGAGGCGATCCTCTGCAGCACCGCGCCGACGCTCGACGAGGTGCGCGCGCTTGCGCCAGCAGTGGTTCTGCTCGATCTGCGGCTGGGCGCCACGCTGGACGGCTGGACACTGTTCCAGGCGCTGCGCGGCGATCCCGCGCTGGCGCGCCTCCCAACGATCGTATGCACCGGTCTGACCCAGGTGCTCCAGCAGCAGGCCCCGCTCTTCGCCGCGCCCGAGGTCAGCGTCCTGCCCAAGCCGTTTCTGATGGATGATCTGCTGCGCGTCCTGCGGCAGGCGCTGGTAGTCTAA
- the amaP gene encoding alkaline shock response membrane anchor protein AmaP, whose protein sequence is MNVFNRVLAILIALLLTVGGLLAALVRIGLLAPTHPALAWLTASPAGAWLEQLARTPAAPTLAIALGVAVLGLLLLWAELRPAPREDRFVLRNDGLGRITIRRASVDRLIAYLAAQTPDILQVRSMIAPSAQGLRVRCQIALRPDANLAESVPRFQQRVKDAIERELGLKVASVTIDTQFEPLPGGLTPAPAPARRQLR, encoded by the coding sequence ATGAACGTTTTTAATCGTGTGTTGGCGATCCTGATCGCCCTGCTGCTGACGGTGGGTGGCCTGCTTGCCGCGCTGGTGCGCATCGGCTTGCTCGCACCAACGCATCCCGCGCTCGCCTGGCTGACGGCCTCGCCCGCAGGTGCCTGGCTGGAGCAGCTCGCCCGGACTCCGGCGGCGCCAACGCTGGCGATCGCGCTGGGCGTAGCGGTGCTTGGCCTGCTGCTGCTGTGGGCCGAACTGCGGCCCGCGCCGCGCGAAGACCGCTTCGTGCTGCGCAATGATGGCCTGGGCCGCATCACCATTCGGCGCGCCAGTGTAGATCGGCTGATCGCCTACCTGGCGGCGCAAACCCCCGATATTCTCCAGGTACGGTCGATGATCGCGCCCAGCGCGCAGGGGCTGCGCGTGCGCTGCCAGATTGCGCTGCGCCCTGACGCCAATCTGGCCGAGAGCGTGCCACGCTTTCAGCAGCGCGTTAAAGATGCCATCGAGCGCGAACTGGGGCTCAAGGTCGCCAGTGTGACGATCGATACGCAGTTCGAACCGCTTCCCGGCGGCCTGACGCCCGCGCCCGCGCCTGCCCGCCGTCAGTTGCGCTAG
- a CDS encoding M15 family metallopeptidase, whose product MGLALGGALAVPRAALAYNWTRTLRRGDSGADVRELQIRIAGWAADSPSQTYVAVDGDFGPGTEAAVKRFQRAYGLTVDGVVGPQTQSALNALESSDGSTAHFDWSEFYSKDGSGFSGGNVDATTVKANVRRLMYKLEALRTKAGGRSVTINSGFRSVSHNAAVGGASNSMHTYGIAADIVVSGLTPSQVRDIAKTCGFSGIILYSTFVHVDSRVEYPYGAQSWYWA is encoded by the coding sequence ATGGGGTTGGCGCTCGGTGGCGCGCTGGCGGTGCCACGTGCGGCCCTAGCCTACAACTGGACGCGAACGTTACGGCGTGGCGACAGCGGCGCAGATGTGCGCGAGCTGCAGATCCGCATCGCGGGCTGGGCCGCCGATAGTCCATCCCAAACCTATGTTGCTGTGGACGGCGATTTCGGGCCGGGGACCGAAGCAGCAGTCAAACGCTTCCAACGCGCCTACGGTCTGACCGTCGATGGCGTTGTCGGGCCGCAGACGCAGAGCGCGCTCAACGCGCTGGAGTCGTCGGATGGTTCCACCGCGCACTTCGATTGGAGCGAGTTCTATTCCAAGGACGGCAGCGGCTTTTCAGGCGGCAACGTGGACGCGACGACGGTTAAGGCCAACGTGCGCCGGCTGATGTATAAGCTCGAAGCGCTGCGCACAAAAGCCGGCGGCCGGTCAGTCACCATCAACTCCGGCTTCCGCAGCGTCAGCCACAACGCAGCCGTGGGTGGCGCGTCCAACAGCATGCATACCTACGGCATTGCTGCTGATATTGTGGTCAGTGGCCTGACGCCGAGTCAGGTGCGCGACATCGCCAAGACCTGTGGTTTCAGCGGAATCATCCTCTACTCGACCTTTGTGCATGTCGATAGCCGCGTCGAATACCCCTACGGCGCGCAATCCTGGTATTGGGCCTGA
- a CDS encoding RNA polymerase sigma factor: MTRDSSSEYETSVADGQLALRARDGERQAFNELVRRYQDLIFRLGVRLLGSVEDAEDAAQDIFLRAYTRLSTFRGQSSFKTWLVRLAINTCLTQRARQRPLEALPGELIDGALSVEDQVLQAEAMARLHQALQALPPQQRVAVVLRDLEGLSYREIAEIVAVPEATARVWAFRGRERLKELLT; encoded by the coding sequence GTGACACGTGATTCATCAAGCGAATACGAGACCTCCGTCGCCGATGGGCAGTTGGCACTGCGCGCGCGCGACGGCGAGCGTCAGGCTTTCAACGAACTGGTGCGGCGCTATCAGGACCTGATCTTTCGTCTGGGCGTGCGACTACTGGGCAGCGTTGAAGACGCCGAGGACGCGGCACAGGATATATTTCTCCGCGCCTACACGCGTCTATCTACCTTTCGTGGGCAGAGCAGCTTCAAAACCTGGCTGGTGCGCCTGGCGATCAATACCTGTCTCACCCAGCGTGCGCGGCAGCGTCCGCTCGAAGCGCTCCCTGGCGAGTTGATCGATGGGGCGCTGTCGGTGGAAGATCAGGTGCTGCAGGCGGAGGCCATGGCGCGGCTGCATCAGGCACTGCAGGCATTGCCGCCGCAGCAGCGCGTGGCGGTGGTGCTGCGCGACCTGGAAGGGCTGAGCTACCGTGAGATCGCCGAGATCGTCGCGGTGCCGGAGGCCACGGCGCGCGTGTGGGCCTTCCGTGGGCGCGAACGACTCAAGGAACTGCTAACGTGA